One bacterium genomic window carries:
- a CDS encoding sigma-70 family RNA polymerase sigma factor: MGRRALGDRQLDSNNSAFEQIVADHLRVVYRTAVRLVGRPQDAEDLAQDTFLRAWRSRHTFRPETDAKAWLLRILR, encoded by the coding sequence GCTTGGCGATCGGCAGCTTGACAGCAACAACTCGGCGTTTGAGCAAATTGTTGCGGATCACCTAAGGGTGGTATATCGCACGGCGGTGCGGCTCGTCGGTCGACCCCAAGACGCCGAAGACTTAGCCCAGGACACGTTTCTCCGCGCGTGGCGGTCCCGTCACACGTTTCGCCCTGAAACCGATGCGAAGGCGTGGCTGCTTCGGATTCTCCG